One stretch of Prunus persica cultivar Lovell chromosome G1, Prunus_persica_NCBIv2, whole genome shotgun sequence DNA includes these proteins:
- the LOC109949789 gene encoding uncharacterized protein K02A2.6-like, with product MLKDCINYSKGCEACQRHGPIQRAPSVPMNPVVKPWPFRGWAMDLIGKIYPASSQQHCFIIVATDYFTKWVEAKPIKTTTSQEIITFIEEQIIQRFGIPESITTDRGSSFISRDMLDMAETFKFKLLQSTPYYAQANGQAESSNKVIINIIRKMLEKNPKQWHEKLSETLWAYRTSKREATGMTPYALTYGHDAILPMEIAVQSLRIAHQHDLIGEDYSQAMLLELEELDASRIDTLNKLLAGKQAVSKAYNKRVRDKSFEEGEIVWKAILPLGAHIAGYGKWSPTWEGPFVINQILGMGAYRLQDRDGVIHNAPINGKWLKKFYPTMWDSQAVQTDPGIEEEQG from the coding sequence ATGTTGAAGGATTGCATCAACTATTCCAAGGGATGTGAAGCTTGTCAAAGACACGGCCCAATCCAGCGGGCTCCTTCAGTCCCCATGAATCCAGTAGTGAAACCATGGCCTTTTaggggatgggcaatggatctcattggcaaaATCTATCCAGCCAGCAGCCAGCAGCATTGTTTTATCATTGTTGCTACAGactatttcaccaaatgggtagaAGCCAAGCCAATCAAAACCACAACttctcaagagatcatcaccttTATAGAAGAACAGATCATACAGAGATTCGGCATTCCAGAATCGATCACAACTGATAggggttcttctttcatatctagggatatgctagatatggcagaaacATTCAAGTTCAAGCTGCTTCAATCTACCCCCTAttatgctcaagctaatggacaggcagaatcaagtaacaaggtgattatcaatatcatcagaaaGATGCTGGAGAAGAATCCGAAGCAATGGCATGAGAAGTTGTCAGAAACTTTGTGGGCATACAGAActtcaaaaagagaagcaactggcATGACTCCCTATGCTCTGACCTAcggccatgatgcaattctgCCCATGGAGATAGCAGTCCAGTCTCTTAGAATTGCTCATCAGCACGATCTCATAGGAGAAGATTACTCTCAAGCCATGCTACTTGAATTAGAAGAATTGGATGCAAGCAGGATTGacaccctcaacaaactcttagcaggaaaacaggCTGTGTCAAAGGCATACAACAAAAGAGTCAGAGAtaagagttttgaagaggggGAAATAGTCTGGAAGgcaattctgccccttggaGCACACATAGCTGGATATGGAAAATGGTCACCTACGTGGGAAGGTCCTTTTGTGATTAACCAGATCCTCGGAATGGGGGCATATAGGTTGCAGGACAGAGATGGAGTTATTCACAACGCCCCAATCAATGGCaaatggttaaagaaattCTACCCAACCATGTGGGATTCACAAGCTGTACAGACAGATCCCGGGATAGAAGAGGAACAAGGCTga